A region of the Prevotella melaninogenica genome:
AGCAGTGAAGAGCCCAAAGATAGTACTTGCTGGGTGGATAGCCAAGGTACGATTATCAAAGAGGTTAGTTGCACGATGAATGAGTTTCAAGTTATCGAGCATTCTGAAGCAAGCCTCTTGACTCTCTAAGTCTATTGTGACCATCGCTCCAGCAGTTTCACCATACTGACTAACAGCCAACTGATGGTAAGGATTATCCTCCAAACCCACATAATTCACCTTACAAATAGGCTTAAGCGTACGCAGTCTTTGAGCCAACTCCAAAGCATTGCCAGCTTGCGCACGATAGCGAACGTCCAAAGTTTCTAAACCCAAAGTCTGCATATAGGCTACCTGTGGCGTCATATAAGCCCCAAGATTAAAGAGCATCTCATTCAAGAGTCGCTTACCAATAGAAGGATAAGTACCATAATCAATAACAAGACCACCCAAAGAGGTAGCACCACCACTGATATACTTCGTACTTGAAACGACCTCCAAGTCAATTCCTAAGTCCTTTGCAGAGAACTGTGTGAATGGGATAAGCGTTGTATCAGCAATAACAGGGATGCCATGTCGATGGGCTATTTCAGCCAAAGCACGCACATCAACCACCTCAAGTTGAGGATTTGACATTACTTCAAGGAACAGACAACACGTATTATCATCTATCAATCGTTCCACAGCCTCAACATCTGTAAGGTCACAAAGTCTTGCATCCACACCCAATCTGCTCAGTGTTGATGTAAGCAAAGAATAGGTATTACCAAAGAGATGACGTGATGTGATAACGTTCTTACCCTGTTCAACAACAGAAAGCAACGTATTGCTGATAGCAGCCATACCCGAGTTGAGGGCAATAACATTCTCGGCACCCGTCAAAGCCTTAACACGCTGTTCGAGATTCGTCACTGTTGGGTTCTCCACACGTGAATAATCAGGAGCATCAATACGCCCACAAAAGGCATCAGCCATCACTTTCGCATTGTCAAATTCAAAGGCAACAGCATTATATACTGGCATACTTAACGCATCGTATGCATCTCTACGCTTGTAAGGCTGATGAATAGCCTGTGTCTGTTTCTTCATATCTTTCAAACGTTTGTGTTGTTTTAAAAGCATTTATAAATCAAGGACGGACGGGAAAACCGTCCGTCTTATAAGTTGTATTTAATCTTATTAATACCACTGTACCGCATTAGTAATACCGCTTCGCTTATCATATTTCAACGCATCCGTCAGCGTTGCTGCATTACAACGGAAGGTGAAGTTGTAAGAGGTATATGGTGCTAAAACTACAGAGGCACTCATATTAAAACAGTGGAGGTCACGTGACAAACTGGCTGTTGTCATACTCATCGCATGGTTTTCAAAGTCATAACCACTTGAGAAGTTAATGTTCCAGCCATCACTGATACGAATATTACCAGAGAAGTTCAACGTCTGCGTAAACTTATAAGGATAACGCATCGTTTTAGTATTGAACTTACCCGCTGTATTCTCACGCATCGTAATACCATAACCGATTGTCAATGACCAAGGCATATTGAAGCTCATATAACCATCATCATCCGTCTCAGCAATATTACCACGCTTCTTCTTAGCAGCATATTTTCCCTTTTCAAGATCATCGTCCATATTCGACTCAATGTTAGTATCTGGACCATCGCTATCTACTGACACCTTATCATCATCTTTGTCATCCTTACGTCCGAACCACTTCTTCAACTTCTCTGGATTCAAAGTGAATGAGAAGTTCTGCGACATACCTTGGAAACGAGGTAAACGACCATATCCCCATTCTGTATGATTACCTACATAAGGCTTACCATTAGCATCAAGTTCGTAAGCATAGGTAGCAAACTGTGCATTCATTGAGAAGGTATAATTCTTCCACCACTTCAAACGTAAGCGCATACTAAGGTCACTCCAACGATGATAGTCAGCAGCCGCATTGTAAGACATACTTGCTCCTAACTCATCAATGATACTTATCTTCTTATAACCAGTCGTATCCTTATCACTCTTAATCTTCATTTCGATGTTATTGCTAACATCCCAACTAATCATCTCTGTCTTGTACTTACCCGGCACACTATAAAGTTCGTCCTGATAAGGA
Encoded here:
- a CDS encoding trans-sulfuration enzyme family protein; the protein is MKKQTQAIHQPYKRRDAYDALSMPVYNAVAFEFDNAKVMADAFCGRIDAPDYSRVENPTVTNLEQRVKALTGAENVIALNSGMAAISNTLLSVVEQGKNVITSRHLFGNTYSLLTSTLSRLGVDARLCDLTDVEAVERLIDDNTCCLFLEVMSNPQLEVVDVRALAEIAHRHGIPVIADTTLIPFTQFSAKDLGIDLEVVSSTKYISGGATSLGGLVIDYGTYPSIGKRLLNEMLFNLGAYMTPQVAYMQTLGLETLDVRYRAQAGNALELAQRLRTLKPICKVNYVGLEDNPYHQLAVSQYGETAGAMVTIDLESQEACFRMLDNLKLIHRATNLFDNRTLAIHPASTIFGLFTAEERAAMDVQDTTIRLSIGLECVDDLFDDIKQALEA